A DNA window from Acomys russatus chromosome 7, mAcoRus1.1, whole genome shotgun sequence contains the following coding sequences:
- the LOC127192010 gene encoding olfactory receptor 2AG2-like → MEFRNLTLGSGFILVGILDDSGFPELLCATITTLYMLALTSNGVLLLVITLDARLHVPMYLLLGQLSLMDLFLTSVITPKAVMDFLLNDNTISFGGCALQMFLELALGGAEDLLLAFMAYDRYVAICHPLNYMIFMRPNVCRFMMATSWILASVMALIFTFYTMQYPFCKSRQIRHLFCEIPPLLKLACADTSTYELTVYLAGVSVLILPFAVILASYARILSTVLHMPSNEGRKKALVTCSSHLIVVGMWYGGSSFMYVLPSQFHSPKQDNIFSVFYTIVTPALNPLIYSLRNKEVTGALRRILGKRLLPTEPSQ, encoded by the coding sequence ATGGAGTTCAGGAACTTGACTTTGGGAAGTGGCTTCATTTTGGTGGGGATTCTGGATGACAGTGGCTTTCCTGAACTGCTCTGTGCCACTATTACAACCCTGTACATGTTGGCTTTGACCAGCAATGGAGTGCTGCTTCTGGTCATCACCTTGGATGCTCGGCTACACGTGCCCATGTATCTCCTACTCGGGCAGCTGTCTCTCATGGACCTCTTCCTGACATCGGTTATTACTCCCAAAGCTGTCATGGATTTTTTACTCAATGACAACACCATCTCCTTTGGAGGTTGTGCCCTTCAGATGTTCCTTGAATTGGCACTTGGTGGAGCAGAGGACCTCCTCCTGGCCTTTATGGCCTATGACAGGTATGTGGCCATTTGTCATCCTCTGAACTACATGATCTTCATGAGGCCAAATGTCTGCCGGTTTATGATGGCCACATCATGGATATTGGCATCAGTGATGGCCCTAATATTTACCTTCTACACTATGCAGTATCCCTTCTGTAAATCCCGGCAGATCAGACATCTGTTCTGTGAGATCCCTCCATTGCTGAAGCTGGCCTGTGCAGACACTTCCACATACGAGCTGACGGTTTATTTGGCAGGTGTCTCTGTCTTGATTCTCCCTTTTGCTGTTATTTTGGCCTCCTATGCACGAATTCTTTCTACTGTGCTCCACATGCCCTCaaatgagggaaggaagaaagcccTTGTCACCTGTTCTTCTCACCTGATTGTGGTTGGGATGTGGTATGGGGGTTCCTCATTCATGTATGTTCTCCCCAGTCAATTCCACAGCCCCAAACAAGATAACATCTTCTCTGTTTTCTACACTATAGTCACTCCGGCTCTGAATCCCCtcatctacagcctgaggaacaaGGAAGTCACTGGGGCTTTAAGGAGGATTCTTGGAAAACGGTTGCTGCCAACAGAACCCAGTCAATAG